The Saprospiraceae bacterium genome includes a window with the following:
- a CDS encoding 2-oxoisovalerate dehydrogenase, with product MQELIFVINESSEGGYEASALGISIFTEADTWSELKANIIEAVSCHFNDNVQRIVRMHFVKDEVLTA from the coding sequence ATGCAAGAGTTAATATTTGTGATTAATGAATCATCAGAAGGTGGATATGAAGCCTCAGCACTAGGCATATCAATATTTACAGAGGCAGACACTTGGTCTGAATTGAAGGCGAATATCATTGAAGCAGTATCTTGCCATTTTAATGACAATGTACAACGGATAGTAAGAATGCATTTTGTCAAAGATGAAGTACTAACGGCATGA
- a CDS encoding DUF5615 family PIN-like protein, whose product MLPKEFEGSSTVKKEKLINASDKIIWDFAKLNQYTIVTQDSDFNDLLFSALLKMGIV is encoded by the coding sequence ATGCTGCCGAAAGAATTTGAAGGTTCTTCAACTGTTAAAAAAGAGAAACTAATAAATGCGTCTGATAAAATTATTTGGGATTTTGCAAAACTGAATCAATACACAATTGTAACCCAAGATTCAGATTTTAATGACCTCCTGTTTTCCGCACTTTTAAAAATGGGAATTGTATAA
- a CDS encoding T9SS type A sorting domain-containing protein, which yields MMQLKSLNLNRWVLKNHPMFALGTYCSNLVISRILFVIVFSSFYLISYAQPKTVYHYIVSGSFVSLPNSTCSTPHQILTGTFLYTNLVNPGVFISTTDQYVQISYHQNSSKWFLGASGWMFNNGTAEIPPDGNWQYATQCYSSGLTVTRGERTSDNNKLCIVSSCAGVTGTYQRDEVNIVTGSFAYTFGNFSIFKSNPTTYSLRSGPNVLFTQTVGETDPEPSLTAPWTAVGGCQGATLSVTAGECPCPTFSTAPLNVSISNSTCGTGCTLTVGSIAAPSGTPCPALSTLQYQVNGGSWSTNIPTYNQSVPVQNIRTRCACNVISTTVSAESAPVSTVPGTLANPVVPANGATIVNNPALAIQPTPPAVLACNGTSITPIGPVVINTPNPITCVGTRTYTWVYTCGSTSSIWSFIYNIIDDTPPMVTCHNSSITFNGQQNIPLSPASLVTATDNCGIKSIALNPSSISCAQVGQPVPVTVTVTDLSDNVSICTSIITVGGLPCGWSQQPNGVNIPNGNSVSYNNSTQTFSVNCNNCQINFPYTSDAHAFAQTTLCGDGSITTLVNKASMSSNALAGLIMRETDMAGAKKAQLTINKAGMSSSSFRDVNNASATFLANAHINHFWLRITRTGNVFSTFVSLDGTTWKPVGTKTIPMASCINMGLIVHTSNVQMMIPPSTQGTASFSNTSTTGSGSAPVRPNNIGTHFDQLAIADFKISPNPTYGLTDIDLSAYSKTQVQLDIMSLQGKLLRTAVIEAGTEREQVDLSGFSSGMYMIRVRAEGLPDVTKRLVVGTTP from the coding sequence ATGATGCAACTAAAGTCTTTAAATCTAAATCGCTGGGTGTTAAAAAATCATCCAATGTTTGCATTGGGCACCTACTGCTCAAACCTTGTGATCAGCAGAATATTATTTGTAATAGTATTCTCATCCTTTTACTTGATATCCTACGCACAACCCAAAACAGTTTACCACTACATTGTATCAGGATCGTTTGTTTCGTTGCCAAATTCCACCTGCTCTACTCCACATCAAATTTTAACTGGTACATTTTTATACACCAACCTTGTTAATCCTGGAGTATTTATTTCTACCACCGATCAATATGTTCAAATATCTTATCATCAGAATAGTTCAAAATGGTTTTTGGGGGCATCTGGCTGGATGTTTAATAATGGTACCGCTGAAATACCTCCTGATGGTAATTGGCAATACGCAACTCAATGTTATAGCTCAGGACTAACCGTAACCAGAGGTGAAAGAACTTCCGATAATAATAAGTTATGCATCGTTAGCAGTTGCGCAGGTGTAACAGGTACTTATCAAAGAGATGAAGTAAATATTGTTACTGGTAGTTTTGCATATACCTTTGGAAATTTTTCTATTTTTAAATCTAATCCAACAACATATTCATTGAGATCAGGACCAAATGTACTTTTTACTCAGACAGTGGGAGAAACTGATCCTGAGCCAAGTTTAACGGCTCCTTGGACTGCAGTAGGAGGTTGTCAGGGTGCTACTTTGTCAGTGACTGCTGGAGAATGTCCATGTCCCACTTTCTCAACAGCACCACTAAATGTGAGCATTTCCAACAGCACATGCGGCACAGGATGTACGCTCACAGTGGGCAGCATCGCTGCACCATCAGGCACACCATGTCCAGCCTTATCAACATTGCAATATCAGGTCAATGGGGGCAGCTGGAGTACAAATATACCTACCTATAATCAATCGGTGCCGGTACAAAACATTCGTACCCGCTGTGCTTGCAACGTCATTAGCACCACTGTGAGTGCCGAATCTGCTCCTGTGAGTACAGTACCTGGCACTTTGGCCAATCCAGTGGTACCGGCCAATGGTGCTACTATCGTTAATAATCCGGCTTTGGCTATTCAACCCACTCCACCGGCAGTGTTGGCCTGTAACGGTACGAGTATTACACCCATTGGACCTGTGGTAATAAATACGCCAAACCCTATAACTTGTGTTGGGACACGTACTTATACATGGGTATATACATGTGGCAGTACTTCTTCTATTTGGAGCTTTATCTATAACATCATAGATGATACACCACCTATGGTCACTTGTCACAATTCATCTATCACCTTCAATGGTCAGCAGAATATACCCTTATCCCCTGCATCATTAGTGACTGCCACTGATAATTGTGGTATAAAGTCCATCGCCCTCAATCCGTCGTCCATCTCCTGCGCTCAGGTGGGTCAGCCAGTGCCTGTAACCGTAACGGTGACTGATTTGAGCGACAATGTGTCCATCTGTACCAGCATCATTACAGTAGGCGGTCTTCCTTGTGGCTGGAGTCAACAACCGAATGGCGTGAACATCCCAAATGGCAACAGTGTATCATACAATAATTCTACTCAAACTTTTTCAGTAAACTGTAACAACTGTCAGATCAACTTCCCATATACAAGTGATGCACACGCATTTGCACAGACGACACTCTGCGGCGACGGTAGTATCACCACACTGGTCAATAAGGCATCGATGTCATCCAATGCACTGGCAGGTCTCATCATGCGTGAAACCGATATGGCAGGAGCTAAAAAGGCTCAGTTGACCATCAATAAAGCAGGCATGTCATCCAGCAGTTTCAGAGATGTAAACAATGCGAGCGCTACATTTCTAGCCAATGCGCATATCAATCACTTTTGGTTGCGTATCACTCGTACTGGAAATGTATTTAGTACTTTTGTATCTCTGGATGGCACCACATGGAAGCCGGTAGGTACCAAGACCATCCCTATGGCATCATGTATCAATATGGGTCTGATCGTCCATACATCCAATGTACAGATGATGATTCCGCCATCGACACAAGGGACAGCATCTTTTTCTAATACAAGTACTACCGGATCAGGTTCAGCACCAGTAAGACCTAATAATATTGGAACCCATTTTGATCAGCTTGCCATAGCTGACTTTAAGATATCTCCAAACCCGACATACGGGCTGACAGATATAGACCTGAGTGCATACAGCAAGACACAGGTGCAACTGGACATCATGAGCCTGCAGGGCAAACTCCTCAGGACGGCGGTGATAGAAGCAGGTACGGAGAGAGAGCAGGTGGACTTATCAGGATTCAGCAGCGGTATGTACATGATCAGGGTGAGAGCTGAAGGACTTCCCGATGTGACCAAACGACTTGTCGTAGGGACAACTCCATGA
- a CDS encoding response regulator transcription factor — MIKVAIFDDHPAILEALIKHFANIDGITIVGQFTESHAVLEFLKTEKVDFLILDILTEEELGLSLFEHVAEHYKDIKVIAYTNVKSAFVHDELRNGGVIAVVKKVEKLDVLSDIICQHQEAISNESGFNSLSITPKEKDIAHYLARGLTAREISDLTQNSINTINNQKNTLLEKFECSNTTVLILKLTQMGLIDVI, encoded by the coding sequence ATGATAAAAGTAGCCATATTTGATGACCATCCTGCCATCCTGGAGGCCTTGATCAAACATTTTGCAAATATAGATGGCATAACCATCGTTGGCCAGTTTACAGAAAGTCATGCTGTATTGGAATTTTTGAAAACGGAAAAGGTTGACTTTTTGATTTTAGATATTTTGACAGAAGAAGAGTTGGGACTTTCATTATTTGAGCATGTGGCAGAACACTACAAAGACATCAAAGTGATCGCCTATACCAATGTAAAATCGGCATTTGTGCATGATGAGTTGAGAAACGGTGGCGTGATCGCAGTAGTCAAAAAGGTGGAAAAATTGGATGTACTTTCTGATATCATATGCCAGCATCAGGAAGCGATATCAAACGAGTCCGGATTTAACTCTTTGTCGATCACCCCCAAAGAAAAAGATATAGCACATTATCTGGCGCGTGGTCTGACGGCAAGAGAAATCTCTGATTTGACACAAAACTCTATCAATACGATCAATAATCAGAAAAATACGCTGTTAGAGAAATTTGAATGCAGTAATACGACAGTGTTGATTTTGAAGTTGACACAGATGGGTTTGATTGATGTTATTTGA
- a CDS encoding response regulator transcription factor has product MIRVAIFDDHPAIIDALTSHFDQIGDIKIVGKFTETGTLFEFLEENEVDFLVSDVLTDEEIGLAVFETIALKYNNIRIIAFTSIKSAFIHEELRNLGVIAIVNKKEKIHLISDFILQYKEEIKRLKPYKSMTLTPKEKEIAHYLAQGLSAKEISSITQNSINTINNQKNTLLEKFECSNTTVLILKLTQMGLIDVI; this is encoded by the coding sequence ATGATACGAGTAGCCATTTTTGACGACCATCCGGCAATTATTGACGCATTGACAAGTCATTTTGACCAAATAGGTGATATTAAAATCGTCGGTAAGTTTACAGAGACAGGCACTTTATTTGAGTTCTTGGAAGAGAATGAAGTAGATTTTTTGGTCTCAGATGTTTTGACAGATGAAGAGATAGGCCTTGCGGTTTTTGAGACCATTGCCCTTAAGTACAATAACATTCGAATTATCGCTTTTACTAGTATCAAATCTGCATTTATACATGAAGAATTGAGAAATCTGGGTGTAATTGCTATTGTCAATAAAAAAGAAAAAATACACTTAATTTCTGATTTCATATTGCAATATAAGGAAGAAATTAAACGACTAAAACCTTATAAGTCAATGACTCTAACACCCAAAGAAAAAGAAATAGCCCATTATTTAGCCCAAGGATTGTCAGCAAAAGAGATCTCTTCCATTACACAAAACTCCATCAATACGATCAATAATCAAAAAAATACGCTGTTAGAGAAATTTGAATGCAGTAATACGACAGTGTTGATTTTGAAGTTGACACAGATGGGTTTGATTGATGTTATTTGA
- a CDS encoding tetratricopeptide repeat-containing sensor histidine kinase, producing MAQLDNGQNHPKKDSLYQIIFDKDKSVSITTDAIKALNTFRIPMEDTIFQQIDKLILSKNCTPKDRVNLFHYYGIGYYRKGDYQNAERQLEQSYNSFKTYNQLDVDLAFFTNYGLVKNNLGKNNEAIPIYLEGIQIAEKARKNKDLGHLYTKLGDIYVNLKKYNDADNYYRQAVALGKKIKDQKVEAYALRGLGTSALNAGDYNKAVEIFKEAISIFESLQDGFMINDVKSFLAATYDEMGRYDAAEKLYDEAALYFKNSGYKGDLYYIAIDKGKHLIKKGDFKNAIKSCSYAKDNLLEIGDIFWATEAWKCMYEAAKKDRNYKDALTYYEGFIKYHDSLVNDKNIQKITELRKDFEFDKEKEKISIETTQKIEREKIFQKYMGLGLLLLSGLLFFAFRAYKTKQKANASILQKNIELEKYSQANENLIFSLSHDIKEPMLGVQLLLKKLKSEDEHIQKASESMGNQIASINSIVNNLLQLKKSSNTTQEGNVSHEMIVHTIDNIAKELNYKLVEKNIKLHNTVYHTPLLTLPISSQKLYLTLLNLINNAIKHSPYDSTIEIFAKSDGIYIRDFGSGIDPDTMAKIGKDNIDKDDYSGGSGMGLMLVSNLLAGTGVRLYFENLQGGTLAGIKLHS from the coding sequence TTGGCACAGTTAGACAATGGCCAAAACCACCCAAAAAAAGACTCTCTATATCAGATTATCTTTGACAAGGATAAAAGTGTAAGTATAACAACTGATGCAATCAAGGCATTGAATACTTTCAGAATACCCATGGAAGATACGATTTTCCAACAAATCGATAAATTAATACTTTCTAAAAACTGCACACCCAAAGATAGAGTCAATCTATTTCATTATTACGGTATTGGGTATTATAGGAAAGGAGATTACCAGAATGCTGAACGACAACTGGAACAATCTTACAATAGTTTTAAGACGTATAATCAACTTGACGTAGATCTGGCTTTTTTTACCAATTATGGACTTGTAAAAAATAACCTGGGCAAAAACAATGAAGCTATACCCATCTATCTCGAAGGTATTCAAATAGCTGAAAAAGCTCGGAAAAACAAAGATTTAGGTCACCTATATACTAAATTGGGTGATATTTATGTCAATCTTAAAAAATACAATGATGCCGACAATTATTATCGTCAAGCAGTAGCATTGGGTAAAAAGATAAAAGACCAAAAGGTCGAAGCTTATGCATTGCGAGGATTGGGTACAAGTGCACTCAATGCCGGAGATTATAATAAAGCAGTCGAAATATTTAAAGAAGCTATTTCTATTTTTGAGTCTCTGCAAGATGGTTTTATGATCAATGATGTAAAGAGTTTTTTAGCTGCGACTTACGATGAGATGGGAAGGTACGATGCAGCAGAAAAATTATATGATGAGGCAGCACTTTACTTTAAGAATTCCGGTTACAAAGGTGACCTTTATTATATCGCCATAGATAAGGGTAAGCACCTTATCAAAAAGGGAGACTTTAAAAATGCTATCAAAAGTTGTTCATACGCTAAAGATAATTTGCTTGAAATAGGTGACATTTTCTGGGCCACAGAAGCTTGGAAATGTATGTATGAAGCTGCGAAAAAAGATAGAAATTATAAAGATGCCTTGACTTATTACGAAGGATTTATTAAGTATCATGATAGTTTGGTCAATGATAAAAACATTCAAAAAATCACAGAACTGCGCAAGGATTTTGAGTTCGATAAAGAGAAAGAAAAAATATCTATAGAAACTACTCAAAAAATCGAAAGAGAGAAAATCTTTCAAAAATATATGGGTTTGGGCTTGCTCTTACTTTCAGGGCTTTTGTTTTTTGCATTCAGAGCATATAAAACAAAGCAAAAAGCCAATGCAAGCATTTTACAAAAAAACATAGAATTGGAGAAATATAGCCAAGCTAATGAAAATTTGATTTTTTCTCTATCACATGACATCAAAGAACCGATGCTAGGTGTACAATTGCTGCTCAAAAAACTTAAGTCCGAAGATGAGCATATCCAAAAAGCTTCCGAAAGCATGGGCAATCAGATAGCCTCCATCAATAGCATCGTAAATAATTTATTGCAATTGAAAAAATCCAGTAATACTACCCAAGAAGGAAACGTAAGTCATGAGATGATAGTCCACACCATAGATAATATAGCAAAAGAACTGAATTACAAACTGGTAGAAAAAAATATCAAACTACACAATACAGTTTACCATACGCCGCTACTTACACTGCCCATCTCATCCCAAAAGTTGTATCTTACACTTCTTAATCTTATAAATAATGCCATCAAGCATAGTCCATATGATAGCACTATTGAAATATTTGCCAAATCGGATGGTATCTATATCAGAGATTTTGGTAGCGGCATAGATCCTGACACCATGGCAAAAATAGGTAAGGACAATATCGATAAAGATGACTATAGTGGCGGGTCAGGCATGGGCTTGATGTTGGTGAGCAATCTCCTGGCTGGCACCGGTGTGCGCTTGTATTTTGAAAATTTGCAAGGTGGTACGCTGGCAGGGATTAAGTTGCATTCTTAA
- a CDS encoding DUF3109 family protein: MLVIGDVLVSDDLIEEKFVCDLNVCKGACCTEGDYGAPVDQHEIETIKKYLDVVAENLPERSKEYLKTQEGFTYYHDPGVWGTSCHEDGACVFLTKNELGISVCGIEKTWYEGKITFQKPISCHLYPVRIAMNEISGFEAWNYDQWDICSAACTKGKKEKVPLYRFVMDAIIRKKGQDFFDELEAAAEHLKK; the protein is encoded by the coding sequence ATGCTTGTAATCGGAGATGTGTTGGTCAGTGATGATCTGATAGAAGAAAAATTTGTTTGCGACCTCAATGTCTGCAAAGGTGCTTGCTGTACAGAAGGTGATTATGGTGCACCTGTCGATCAGCATGAAATAGAAACGATAAAAAAGTATTTGGATGTCGTTGCTGAAAATCTTCCTGAACGCTCCAAAGAGTATCTTAAGACACAAGAAGGATTCACTTATTATCATGACCCGGGTGTGTGGGGCACATCTTGTCACGAGGATGGTGCCTGCGTTTTTCTGACTAAAAATGAACTCGGAATCTCCGTTTGTGGTATAGAAAAGACCTGGTACGAAGGCAAAATCACATTTCAAAAACCTATATCCTGTCATCTGTATCCGGTCAGGATTGCCATGAATGAAATATCAGGATTTGAAGCATGGAATTATGATCAGTGGGACATCTGCAGTGCAGCATGTACAAAAGGTAAAAAAGAAAAAGTACCACTATACAGGTTTGTCATGGATGCCATCATCAGAAAAAAAGGTCAGGATTTTTTTGATGAGCTGGAAGCCGCGGCCGAACATCTTAAAAAATGA
- a CDS encoding aminotransferase class V-fold PLP-dependent enzyme translates to MEDRRSFIKKTGMLAGAFSTGSLFQEWHSHDIGILNQKYEHLSAAQLAREEDYWSVIQQAYTVNPSIINLNNGGVSPSPKVVQEAVERYNKLSNEGPSYYMWRILDQGREPLREKLADLAGCSPEEVAINRNSTEALNTVIYGMNLSPGDEVIGTLQDYPNMIQAWRQRQARDKIKYIQINFQFPIENDEEIVAKFEKAITSKTKVLHITHVVNWVGQILPVKKLCIMAKKYGIKTIVDGAHSFGLLDFKIPELGCDYFGTSLHKFLSAPIGSGMLWIKKENIHDIWPLVCNDQPQSDDIRKFETLGTRSFPIEQGIGEAINFHQAIGSKRKEERIRYLKNYWAEKVAVIPNVKIHTSLKDAYSCAICGVSVDGMTPGELDSALFSKYKIHTVGIVWENISCVRITPHVYTRTQDLDKLVRAISEVAADKKKK, encoded by the coding sequence ATGGAAGACAGAAGATCTTTTATAAAAAAAACAGGAATGCTGGCCGGGGCTTTTTCTACCGGAAGCTTGTTTCAGGAATGGCATTCGCATGATATAGGCATACTTAATCAAAAATACGAACACCTTTCCGCTGCTCAACTGGCAAGAGAAGAAGACTACTGGAGTGTCATCCAGCAAGCATACACCGTCAATCCTTCCATAATCAATCTCAATAACGGTGGTGTGAGTCCAAGCCCTAAAGTGGTACAGGAAGCAGTCGAAAGATACAATAAACTGTCTAATGAAGGTCCGTCATACTACATGTGGCGTATCCTTGATCAGGGAAGAGAGCCTCTACGCGAAAAACTGGCAGATCTTGCAGGTTGTAGTCCAGAAGAAGTGGCCATCAACAGAAACTCTACAGAAGCGCTCAATACTGTTATCTATGGTATGAATCTGTCTCCCGGTGATGAAGTGATAGGCACACTGCAGGATTATCCCAATATGATACAGGCATGGAGACAAAGACAAGCCAGAGATAAAATCAAATATATCCAGATCAATTTTCAATTTCCGATAGAGAATGATGAAGAGATCGTGGCCAAGTTTGAAAAAGCCATTACTTCCAAAACAAAAGTGCTGCATATCACCCACGTCGTCAACTGGGTTGGACAGATATTGCCGGTAAAAAAGCTTTGCATTATGGCAAAGAAATATGGCATAAAAACCATAGTGGATGGTGCGCACAGCTTTGGTCTGCTTGATTTCAAAATCCCCGAACTGGGTTGTGACTATTTTGGAACTTCCCTTCATAAGTTTTTGTCAGCACCTATCGGTAGTGGCATGCTCTGGATCAAAAAAGAAAATATTCATGATATATGGCCATTGGTCTGCAATGACCAACCACAGAGTGATGACATCAGGAAATTTGAAACCCTGGGTACCCGAAGTTTCCCTATAGAGCAAGGTATCGGTGAAGCCATCAATTTTCACCAGGCCATAGGCAGTAAAAGAAAAGAAGAAAGAATCAGATATCTAAAAAACTATTGGGCTGAGAAGGTAGCAGTCATCCCCAATGTAAAAATTCACACTTCGCTCAAGGACGCTTATTCTTGTGCTATCTGTGGAGTGAGTGTCGATGGTATGACTCCCGGCGAACTGGACAGTGCCTTGTTTTCTAAATATAAAATACATACAGTAGGTATCGTTTGGGAAAATATCAGCTGTGTGCGCATCACGCCACATGTATATACAAGAACACAGGATCTGGACAAACTTGTGCGGGCTATCAGTGAAGTCGCTGCAGATAAAAAGAAAAAATAA
- a CDS encoding ATP-dependent helicase, protein MYNAGDLKIKTINTELEKYSSTVAAAAELPNYNQLMRKNERFDYQDMILWVIEKFKQHDELVAKYQEKYQYILVDEYQDTNGAQNNLLFTLADYWEKPNLFIVGDDDQSIFRFQGANMNSILDFKEKYQPVEIVLTNNYRSSQKILDRARMLIENNEERLVKKYSYLTKELTEDRKAKNPDAPEPQILCYLNQAQEEVGVINKIHQLHESGVEYKDISIIYTKHSTAENLTRYFSQQKTPINVKKRVNALFENEVFKITKILEYLQDEFIRPHSREDLIFELLHYDFFGLSPLDIAALSIYCRKKSDDDDSKYLHWRQVIRDEHHLLSAGVKDIQSLIQISSILEKWISDIPNVTIQTLLEKVITESNMLHALLSDPDKEWKLQLVNTFFDYVKNEAAKVRQLTLKQLLVMIDLMRETNIQLPVNRIISNENGINFLTAYGAKGLEFEHVFIIHCTDNMWETNRGNNNNFAIIPSLTATTKENSIEDERRLFYVAMTRAKEHLYISYPQQKDDESSLKVSKFIAEIKYDDRDVVFPAIDTYDVLNYKAELMRYQQGVPKLINHEHIDLVLQNFKMSVTSLNKYLKCKLAFYFENTLRVPLGRSVSMGFGNAIHYALEQFFRDIETSKPRSIASVTKMITFFEKGMDKYRSHFTAQEFDNHIKHGTQVLRDYYHQYATTWLRPAKYELEYSIPSTEYLGVPISGKLDRIDVYADHISVTDYKTGKYESNKSKLNPPKDEEDPGGDYWRQISFYQILLEGDKRHSWKMTKGIMDFVEKDKKSGELSSKEFYVNSRDVEIVGKQIVETYDGIKKHIFKPGCGEENCQWCNFVLRNMPVKSIENEDEDNEIEVEISESELIRD, encoded by the coding sequence GTGTACAATGCTGGCGACTTAAAGATCAAAACCATCAATACTGAATTGGAAAAATACAGTAGCACTGTTGCCGCTGCTGCTGAATTGCCCAATTACAATCAGCTTATGCGCAAAAATGAAAGATTTGATTATCAGGATATGATATTGTGGGTCATCGAAAAATTCAAACAACATGACGAACTTGTTGCCAAATATCAGGAAAAATATCAGTATATCCTGGTTGATGAATATCAGGATACCAATGGCGCACAAAACAATTTATTATTTACCCTTGCAGACTACTGGGAAAAGCCAAATCTTTTTATTGTAGGTGATGACGATCAAAGTATTTTCAGGTTTCAGGGTGCCAACATGAACAGCATCCTTGATTTTAAAGAAAAATATCAGCCTGTTGAGATTGTACTTACCAATAACTATCGTTCCAGCCAAAAGATATTGGATAGGGCGCGAATGCTGATAGAAAATAATGAAGAGCGATTGGTAAAAAAATATTCATATCTTACCAAAGAACTTACAGAAGATAGAAAAGCAAAAAATCCTGACGCTCCTGAACCACAGATATTATGTTATCTCAATCAGGCTCAGGAGGAGGTCGGCGTGATCAATAAAATCCACCAGCTCCATGAGTCAGGAGTCGAGTATAAGGACATTTCAATCATTTACACCAAACATAGTACTGCAGAAAATCTAACAAGGTATTTTTCACAACAGAAAACACCTATCAATGTAAAAAAAAGAGTCAATGCCCTCTTTGAAAATGAAGTTTTCAAGATTACAAAGATTCTTGAGTACTTGCAGGATGAGTTTATAAGGCCTCATAGCCGCGAAGATCTTATTTTTGAATTGCTGCATTATGATTTTTTTGGATTGTCACCTTTAGATATAGCGGCTTTGAGTATATATTGCCGCAAAAAGTCAGATGATGACGATAGCAAATATCTTCATTGGCGTCAGGTCATCCGTGACGAACATCACTTACTGTCAGCGGGTGTAAAAGATATACAGTCATTGATACAAATTTCATCCATCCTCGAAAAATGGATTTCTGATATCCCCAATGTCACCATTCAGACATTGCTGGAAAAGGTAATCACAGAGAGCAATATGTTACACGCATTGCTGTCAGATCCGGATAAGGAGTGGAAACTTCAATTAGTCAATACGTTTTTTGATTATGTAAAAAATGAAGCTGCAAAAGTGCGGCAACTTACGCTCAAACAACTGTTGGTCATGATAGACCTGATGAGAGAAACCAATATTCAACTTCCTGTAAACCGGATCATCTCTAATGAAAATGGTATCAATTTTCTGACAGCTTATGGTGCCAAAGGCCTGGAATTCGAACACGTGTTTATCATCCATTGTACTGACAATATGTGGGAAACTAACAGGGGCAATAACAATAATTTTGCTATCATCCCTTCATTAACTGCCACGACAAAAGAAAACAGTATAGAAGATGAACGCAGGCTATTTTATGTTGCGATGACGAGAGCCAAAGAACATCTCTACATATCTTACCCTCAACAAAAAGATGATGAGTCGTCACTTAAAGTCAGTAAATTTATTGCCGAGATCAAATATGATGACAGAGATGTGGTTTTTCCTGCTATTGATACCTATGATGTTTTGAATTACAAAGCTGAACTGATGAGATATCAACAAGGTGTACCGAAACTTATCAATCATGAACATATCGACCTGGTGCTTCAGAATTTCAAAATGAGCGTCACCAGTCTAAACAAATACCTGAAGTGTAAGCTGGCTTTTTATTTTGAAAACACACTTCGGGTTCCGTTGGGGCGTAGTGTCAGCATGGGTTTCGGTAATGCCATCCACTATGCGCTGGAGCAGTTTTTCAGAGATATCGAAACATCCAAACCAAGATCTATAGCGTCTGTCACCAAGATGATTACATTTTTTGAGAAGGGAATGGACAAATACAGATCTCATTTTACAGCACAGGAGTTTGACAATCATATCAAACATGGAACTCAGGTACTCAGAGATTATTATCATCAATATGCCACCACATGGCTCCGACCAGCAAAGTATGAGTTGGAGTACAGCATACCTTCTACCGAATACCTCGGAGTACCTATATCCGGCAAACTAGACCGGATCGATGTATATGCCGACCATATTTCTGTGACAGATTACAAAACCGGAAAATACGAATCAAACAAATCCAAGCTGAATCCTCCAAAAGATGAAGAAGATCCGGGTGGTGATTACTGGCGCCAGATATCTTTTTATCAAATCCTGCTCGAAGGAGATAAAAGGCACTCCTGGAAAATGACAAAAGGCATTATGGACTTTGTGGAAAAAGATAAGAAATCAGGCGAATTATCCAGCAAAGAGTTTTATGTAAATAGCCGCGACGTTGAGATTGTGGGTAAACAAATAGTGGAGACGTATGACGGAATTAAAAAACATATATTTAAGCCCGGATGTGGGGAAGAAAATTGCCAATGGTGTAATTTTGTTTTGAGAAATATGCCGGTAAAATCAATAGAAAATGAAGATGAAGACAATGAAATAGAAGTTGAAATTTCTGAAAGTGAATTAATACGTGACTAA